From Solwaraspora sp. WMMD1047, the proteins below share one genomic window:
- a CDS encoding Na(+)/H(+) antiporter subunit C, translating to MSPNLVLVIVVGVLFATGVTLLLERSLTRVLLGVLLLGNGVNLLILLGGRAGGAPLVNVTPEEEMSDPLAQAVVLTAIVITLGLTAFLLAMAYRSWQLIGHDEVQDDLEDRLIVQRAERDEGSGTEDTLDENGEEAEPADADEPVPARVDTDPLDPEQVEPEPPPRHLPQNGPDA from the coding sequence ATGAGCCCGAATCTGGTCCTGGTGATCGTGGTCGGCGTGCTCTTCGCCACCGGCGTCACCCTGCTGCTGGAACGGAGCCTGACCCGGGTGCTGCTCGGCGTCCTGCTGCTCGGCAACGGCGTCAACCTGCTCATCCTGCTCGGCGGCCGGGCCGGCGGCGCGCCGCTGGTCAACGTCACCCCCGAGGAGGAGATGAGCGACCCGCTGGCGCAGGCGGTGGTGCTCACCGCCATCGTGATCACCCTCGGCCTGACCGCGTTCCTGCTCGCCATGGCGTACCGGAGCTGGCAGTTGATCGGCCACGACGAGGTGCAGGACGACCTGGAGGACCGGCTGATCGTGCAGCGCGCGGAGCGGGACGAGGGTTCGGGCACCGAGGACACCCTCGACGAGAACGGCGAGGAGGCCGAGCCCGCCGACGCGGACGAACCGGTCCCCGCCCGGGTGGACACCGACCCGCTCGACCCCGAACAGGTCGAGCCCGAACCGCCGCCGAGGCACCTGCCGCAGAACGGACCGGACGCATGA